From the genome of Papaver somniferum cultivar HN1 chromosome 2, ASM357369v1, whole genome shotgun sequence, one region includes:
- the LOC113349218 gene encoding putative ABC transporter B family member 8 has translation MMSNSKSKEQESKSLAVIFRYADWIDVLLMVLGTIGAVGDGMSTNWLLVFASRLMNSLGYGKTTQNNGNFMTEVEKVSLHFVYLGLAVLVVCFMEGYCWSRTSERQVLRIRYKYLESILRQEVGFFDSQEATTSEIINSISKDTSLTQEVLSEKVPLFLMHTSAFISGLAFSMYFSWRLALLAFPLIILLIIPGIIYGKYLLHLSKKSHKEYSKANMIVEQALSSIKTVYSFTAEKRIVERYSMILDKTVKLGMKQGIAKGLAVGSTGLSFTIWAFLAWYGSHLVMCKGESGGNIYAAGITFVLSGLSLGVALPDLKYFTEASIAATRIFKRIDRVPIIDGEDMKGMVLDQVHGEIEFEHVEFTYPSRPDSIVLRDFNLKVQAGQTVALVGASGCGKSTAIALLQRFYDSDSGVIKIDGADIKKLQLKCIRGKMGLVSQDHALFGTSIKENIMFGKPDATMDEIIAATMAANAHNFIRQLPEGYETKVGERGALLSGGQKQRIAIARAIIKNPSILLLDEATSALDSESEALVQNALDQASMGRTTLVVAHKLSTVKNADQIAVVSGGCIIENGSHSDLISKKNGHYAKLAKLQRQFSVDDHEMAVSEFGSSLTRSSANRLSLTRSSPASSWFASPLAFDNTSIVPSYPPPSFQRLLSMNSPEWKQGLVGSLSAVVFGAVQPVYALTIGGMIAAFFIQNHDEMKARIRTYTLIFSSLTVVSIIVNLIQHYNFAYMGERLTRRIRLRMLEKILTFEAAWFDQEQNSSGVLSSRLSNEASLVKSLVADRVSLLLQTSSAVIIAMIMGLVVAWKLALVMIAVQPLTILCFYTRKVLLSSISTNFVKAQHQSTQIAVEAVYNHRVVTSFGSVGKVLQIFDEAQEEPRKEATKKSWFAGIGMGSALCLTYMSWALDFWYGGKLVESGQISSGDVFKTFFILVSTGRVIAEAGSMTSDLAKGATAVASVFEVLDRQSLIEGPCQENDSTNSSKLERISGAIEINKVDFAYPSRPEFLVLRQFSLKVKAGTSIGFVGKSGCGKSTIIGMILRFYDVERGVIKVDGVDLRELNLAWYRGHTALVSQEPGIYSGTIRDNIVFGKLEASEAEVVEAAKAANAHDFISTLKNGYETECGDRGVQLSGGQKQRIAIARAIIRNPTILLLDEATSALDVQSEQVVQEVLDRIMVGRTTIIVAHRLNTVKKLDSIAFVGDGRVVERGTYQELKSKRGAFFNLASLQK, from the exons ATGATGAGTAATTCCAAATCCAAAGAGCAGGAGAGTAAATCACTAGCTGTAATATTCAGGTACGCTGATTGGATTGATGTTTTGTTAATGGTGCTGGGTACTATTGGAGCAGTAGGTGATGGCATGTCAACCAACTGGTTACTAGTTTTTGCTAGTCGTCTCATGAATAGCTTAGGGTATGGTAAGACAACGCAAAATAATGGAAATTTCATGACTGAAGTTGAAAAG GTCAGTTTGCACTTTGTTTATTTGGGATTAGCAGTTTTGGTGGTATGTTTTATGG AAGGATATTGTTGGAGCAGAACAAGTGAACGGCAAGTTCTTCGGATTCGGTATAAGTATCTAGAATCGATTCTTAGACAAGAAGTTGGATTTTTCGATTCACAAGAAGCAACCACTTCAGAGATTATTAACAGCATTTCAAAAGATACTTCTCTCACTCAAGAAGTTCTTAGTGAAAAG GTGCCACTATTCTTGATGCATACATCGGCATTTATCTCTGGACTTGCATTCTCAATGTACTTCTCGTGGAGACTTGCCTTGTTAGCCTTTCCCTTAATAATCCTTCTCATTATTCCTGGAATCATATATGGGAAATACCTTCTTCATCTTTCTAAGAAATCACACAAAGAATACAGTAAAGCAAACATGATTGTAGAGCAAGCTTTAAGCTCAATCAAAACAGTCTATTCGTTCACGGCTGAAAAGAGGATTGTTGAGAGATATTCAATGATTCTTGATAAAACAGTGAAGCTTGGTATGAAACAAGGTATtgcaaaaggtctagctgtaGGCAGTACTGGTCTTTCGTTTACGATATGGGCTTTTCTTGCCTGGTATGGTAGTCATCTGGTAATGTGCAAAGGGGAGAGTGGAGGAAACATTTACGCTGCAGGAATCACTTTTGTCTTGAGCGGATT ATCTCTTGGGGTGGCGCTTCCTGATCTTAAGTATTTCACAGAAGCTTCAATTGCTGCAACTAGAATTTTCAAGAGGATCGACCGGGTTCCTATAATTGACGGAGAGGATATGAAGGGTATGGTATTAGATCAAGTGCATGGAGAAATTGAGTTCGAGCACGTGGAGTTCACATACCCGTCCCGGCCGGATTCAATTGTTCTCAGAGATTTCAATCTTAAGGTTCAGGCAGGCCAAACAGTTGCACTCGTGGGGGCAAGCGGGTGTGGGAAGTCAACTGCAATTGCATTGTTACAAAGATTTTATGATTCCGATTCCGGAGTAATAAAGATTGATGGCGCAGATATAAAAAAGCTACAACTGAAATGCATAAGGGGGAAAATGGGTCTTGTTAGTCAAGACCACGCATTGTTCGGAACATCGATAAAGGAGAACATCATGTTTGGGAAACCAGATGCAACCATGGATGAGATTATAGCTGCAACAATGGCAGCTAATGCTCATAACTTCATAAGGCAGTTACCAGAAGGATATGAAACTAAGGTTGGTGAACGTGGAGCTCTTTTATCCGGTGGGCAAAAGCAACGAATCGCCATTGCTAGAGCCATTATCAAGAACCCCTCAATTCTTCTCCTAGATGAAGCAACTAGTGCCTTAGACTCAGAATCTGAAGCACTAGTCCAAAATGCCCTCGATCAAGCCTCCATGGGCAGAACAACATTG GTTGTTGCACACAAACTTTCAACTGTAAAAAATGCAGACCAAATTGCAGTTGTCAGCGGAGGTTGTATCATCGAAAACGGTTCTCACAGTGATCTCATTAGTAAGAAAAATGGGCATTATGCAAAACTAGCAAAATTACAAAGGCAATTTAGTGTGGATGATCACGAGATGGCGGTATCCGAGTTTGGTTCTTCACTTACTAGAAGTAGTGCAAACCGCTTAAGCTTAACAAGATCAAGTCCTGCTTCTTCCTGGTTCGCATCTCCATTAGCCTTTGACAACACATCCATCGTACCCTCTTATCCTCCTCCATCTTTTCAGCGGCTTTTATCTATGAATTCTCCTGAATGGAAACAAGGCCTAGTTGGCAGTCTCTCAGCGGTTGTTTTTGGAGCAGTGCAACCAGTATATGCGTTAACAATTGGTGGTATGATTGCTGCATTCTTTATTCAAAACCACGACGAGATGAAAGCTCGTATACGTACGTATACATTAATCTTCTCCTCCCTCACTGTCGTCTCCATCATTGTAAACCTCATCCAACACTATAATTTTGCGTATATGGGTGAACGCTTAACCAGAAGAATAAGATTGAGAATGTTAGAGAAGATCCTCACCTTTGAAGCTGCATGGTTCGACCAAGAGCAAAACTCAAGCGGGGTACTGTCTTCTCGTCTAAGCAATGAAGCTTCATTAGTTAAATCACTAGTGGCCGATCGGGTTTCTCTGTTACTCCAAACTTCTTCAGCTGTCATTATAGCCATGATTATGGGTCTAGTCGTAGCTTGGAAGCTCGCATTAGTCATGATTGCAGTTCAACCATTAACAATATTGTGCTTTTACACTCGCAAAGTTCTACTCTCGAGTATTTCCACGAATTTCGTCAAGGCACAGCATCAAAGTACTCAAATTGCTGTTGAAGCTGTGTACAATCACAGAGTTGTGACCTCCTTCGGGAGCGTTGGCAAAGTTCTCCAGATATTTGATGAAGCTCAAGAAGAGCCAAGAAAAGAAGCgacaaaaaaatcatggtttgCAGGTATAGGGATGGGTTCTGCATTATGTCTTACTTATATGTCATGGGCTTTGGATTTTTGGTACGGTGGAAAGCTAGTTGAGTCAGGTCAGATATCTTCTGGAGATGTTTTCAAGACCTTCTTCATATTGGTAAGCACCGGCAGGGTGATTGCCGAAGCTGGGAGCATGACGTCTGACTTAGCAAAGGGTGCGACTGCTGTTGCATCAGTGTTCGAGGTGCTAGACCGGCAGTCCTTGATTGAAGGACCTTGTCAG GAAAATGATAGTACGAACTCGTCAAAGTTGGAGAGGATTTCTGGTGCAATAGAGATAAACAAAGTTGATTTCGCATACCCAAGTAGGCCTGAGTTTTTAGTGCTGCGTCAATTTTCTTTGAAGGTGAAGGCAGGTACAAGTATTGGTTTTGTAGGAAAAAGCGGGTGCGGTAAATCCACGATAATAGGAATGATCTTAAGATTTTACGATGTCGAGAGAGGAGTGATCAAGGTAGATGGAGTTGACTTGAGAGAACTTAACCTAGCATGGTACAGAGGACACACTGCACTGGTTAGTCAAGAACCTGGTATCTATTCAGGAACCATACGCGATAACATTGTATTTGGGAAGTTGGAGGCATCTGAAGCTGAGGTGGTTGAGGCTGCTAAAGCTGCCAATGCACACGACTTTATCTC AACTCTGAAGAACGGCTATGAAACTGAATGTGGAGACAGAGGAGTGCAACTATCAGGAGGGCAAAAACAGCGGATAGCCATAGCAAGAGCGATCATTCGAAACCCAACTATTTTGTTACTTGATGAAGCTACTAGTGCTCTTGATGTACAGTCAGAACAGGTTGTGCAAGAAGTGCTAGACCGAATAATGGTAGGGAGGACAACCATTATAGTGGCGCATCGGCTCAACACAGTCAAGAAACTTGATTCCATTGCCTTTGTTGGTGATGGTAGGGTGGTCGAGCGGGGTACATATCAAGAGCTGAAGAGTAAGCGAGGAGCTTTCTTTAACCTAGCCAGTCTTCAAAAATGA